In bacterium, the sequence GACCGGACAACCAAACAAACGGCTTTGGGAACCGAGCGACTAAAGGCGGAAGGAAAGAAACCAACAGAAGATTACACGACCGGCGGCCGGGTGTCAACGCTTGCGGTGTGGCACATAAAATGGAAAGGCCGCCCCCGGTTCGGAGCGGCCTTGTCCGTGCGAAGCGTATGTATAGAGGGTCACTTCACCGTGATCTTGCCCAGCGGGTACCAGCCCTCGGCGTCCCGGCCGGGGATAGCCAGGCGCACGTGCGGCTTGCGCGTGCGCGGGTCCACGATGGACAGCGAAAGCTCGTACTCGCCCGCCGGCATGTCCAGCGGCACGAACACCGCGCTGTCGAACACGGCATCCCCGGGCAGCCACTTGCGGATATCACTGTCCGTGAGCAGCACCTCGGTGCGCTTGGCGCCCTTCAGGCGCAGGGCCACGGGCCAGTCGCGGTAGGCCGGGGCCACGCCGGTGTTCTCCCACCAGGAGGTGAAAGCCAGCTTGCCCTGCGGGCTGACCTGGTCGGGGTAGGTGAACTTGCGCAGCACGAAACGGTAGCCCATCCTGCGCAGCCAGTCGTTGACCAGGGGCCACCACTGGCTGGGCACCGGGCTGCTCTTGGCGTTGAACGTGGAGATGTGCCACTTGAGCGCCTGGTCGAAGATGTACTTTACCTCTTTCAGCCCATAGCCCTGATGGTCCCGCCAGCCCAGCATGGTCCCGCAGATTTCCAGGCTCACCGGGGCGGTCTTCCAGGCATCCTCCATCCCGAAATTGATTATTCCCTCGGGATAGTAGTCGTACATGTGGGTCCAGCCTTTCTGCTCCTTGGCCCAGAAACCCAGGTCGCCCAGGCAGTCCACGCGCCAGCCCACATTGCCCTTGGCGCGGCCGTACTTGTTGGTCTTCTCGTCGGTCAGGAGCATGACCTTGTCGGTCTTGGGGAACGCCTCCAGGTAGGCATCCACCAGGGCATGGCGGGACTGCTCGGTCAGCTCGCTGCTTCCGGCGCCCTCGCCCCAGTAGCCGCAGATCGCCATGTCCACCAGTTCCAGGTCGGGGTTCCCGTCATAGCGCGCCCCCAGGTCACGGATCATGCGGGTGAAGGCGGTGATATAGCGCTCATCGTTGGCGCTGACCCGCCAGCGCGCTGAACCCTGCTCATCGTCCTCGTCCTCCGGGTGACTGACTTTCTCCGGCCCGAACACCTGCCGCAGCCACTCGGGCACATCCCGCTCCGGCCCGGTGCCGTAGGGCGCGATACGCAGAAGCAGTGTCTGGCCGCGCTCCGCCGCGGTCCTCAGGGCCTTGTCGATCATCTCCCAGTTGTACTTGCCCTTTTCCGGCTCCAGAAATTTCCAGTAGACCCGGAAATAGGCGGTCGTGGTGGCCGGGTGGTCGGGGTTGGTCAGGTCGCCGTCGAATTTCTGGTAA encodes:
- a CDS encoding DUF4832 domain-containing protein, with the translated sequence MKVFRLAALLSVLVAYGFLYAQETVLVRFNETDEVLINPGIGFNTFQRFNGDTLNGGSGWTEGFPIDYQKFDGDLTNPDHPATTTAYFRVYWKFLEPEKGKYNWEMIDKALRTAAERGQTLLLRIAPYGTGPERDVPEWLRQVFGPEKVSHPEDEDDEQGSARWRVSANDERYITAFTRMIRDLGARYDGNPDLELVDMAICGYWGEGAGSSELTEQSRHALVDAYLEAFPKTDKVMLLTDEKTNKYGRAKGNVGWRVDCLGDLGFWAKEQKGWTHMYDYYPEGIINFGMEDAWKTAPVSLEICGTMLGWRDHQGYGLKEVKYIFDQALKWHISTFNAKSSPVPSQWWPLVNDWLRRMGYRFVLRKFTYPDQVSPQGKLAFTSWWENTGVAPAYRDWPVALRLKGAKRTEVLLTDSDIRKWLPGDAVFDSAVFVPLDMPAGEYELSLSIVDPRTRKPHVRLAIPGRDAEGWYPLGKITVK